The following DNA comes from Caulobacter sp. X.
AGATGCGCGCCTCCGGCGGGCAACAGGCCATGACCAAGCTGGCGGTCCAGATCGCCCTGATCGGCGGCGCGGCGGCCGGCGTCTTGCTGGCGGTGAGCCTGCTGGCGGGCCGCTGGATCCTCGAAACGGTCATGGGCGAGGCCTATGGCGCCGCCGCCGGCGTCATGAACTGGCAGGTCGCCGCCGCCGCGATCGGGGTCATGACCCTGCCGCTCGAGCCCATGCTGGTCTCGATGCGCGCCGCCGGCGCGGCCTTGATGGTTCGGCTTATCGTTGTGATCTGCTATTTCGCGGCGCTTGTTCCGCTTATCCAGCGTTTCGGCCTGACGGGCGCGGGCGCGGCTTTGGTCGCATCCGCCTTGGCGATGGCCATCGGCATGTATTTGATGGCGCGCCGCAGGCTCGCCCGACTCGCGGCGGAGGACGACTCCGCGCGCACGACGAAAGACGATGAAGGCCCCAAGTATGATCACGCCCACGGCGTCTGACCGCACCGTCCGGTTCGCCGACTTCCCGACCCTGACCCAGGCCCTCGATTTCGCCGCGACCGGCGAGACCGGGATCAACCTCTATTCGCTGCGCGGCGAGCTGGTCGAGGCCCTGCCCTACGCCAAGCTGCGTGAGGACGCCCAGGTCCTGGCCCGTCGCCTGCTGGCGACCGGCGCCAAGGTCGGCGACAGCGTCGCCCTGCTGGCCGAGACCGACGGCGACTTCGTGCGCGCCTTCTTCGCCTGTCAGTACGCCGGCCTGCTGCCCGCGCCGATGGCCCTGCCGACCCCGCTCGGCGGGCGCGAGGCCTATATCGAGCAGATCACCAACCTGGCCCGGTCAGCCAAGGCCAAGATCCTGCTAGGTCCGGTCGGCCTCAAGGACTGGGTCGCCGAGATCGGGCGGCGCGCGGGCCTCGACTTCGCCGGCGTCCTGGCCGACCTGCCGGAAGACGGCGGCGCGGCCCTGCCGACCATCACGCCGGAAGACCCCTGCTACCTGCAGTTCTCGTCGGGCAGCACCCGCACGCCGACGGGCGTTCTCGTGCTGCACAAGGCCCTGATGGCCAACTGCGTGGCGATCACCCGCGACGGCCTGCAGGTCGTGCCCAGCGATCGCGCCATCTCGTGGTTGCCGCTCTATCACGACATGGGCCTGATCGGCTTCCTGCTGGCCCCGTTGTCCTGCCAGATGTCGGTCGACCTCTTGCCCACCGGCGCCTTCGTCCGTCGTCCGCTGCTGTGGATCGACCTGATCTCGCGCAACAAGGCCACCACCGCCTACAGCCCCACCTTCGGCTACGAGCTCTGCGCGCGCCGCGTCCAGGGCCAGTCGCTCGAAAGCTACGATCTCAGCCACTGGCGCCAGGCGGGCCTCGGCGGCGACATGATCCGCATGCCGCCGCTGAAGGCCTTCGTCGAGGCGTTCGGCCCCGCCGGCTTCTCGGACAAGGCGTTCGTCGCCAGCTACGGCATGGCCGAGGCGACCCTGGCCCTGTCGATGGCGCCGCTGGGCAAGGGCCTGCGCGCCGAGACCCTGGACGTCGAGCGCCTTGAGCGCGACGCCCTGGCCGTCGACGCGCCGGAAGGCTCCGAGCGCGCCCGCGACTTCGCCCGCTGCGGCCCCGCCCTGCCCCACCACTTCCTGGAAGTGCGCGGCGAGGACGGCCAGGTCCTGCCCGAGCGCGGCGTCGGCCGCATCTTCGCCAAGGGCCCCTCGGTGATGAGCGGCTATTTCGCCAATCCCGAAGAGACCGCCCGCGTGCTGTCGGCCGACGGCTGGCTGGACACCGGCGACCTCGGCTTCAAGATCGAGGGCGAGATCGTCATCACCGGTCGCGCCAAGGACCTGATCATCCTGAACGGCCGCAATATCTGGCCGCAGGACCTGGAGTGGACCGCCGACCACGAGATCGACGGCCTGCGCAGCGGCGACGTCTGCGCCTTCGCGATCCCCGCCGAGCCGGAAGACCAGATCGTGGTGCTGGTGCAGGCGCGCGGCGGCGACGCCGACAGCCGCGCGGCCCTGGTCGAGCAGGTCACGACCCTGCTGCGCACTCGCCACGGCGTCGAGGCCAAGGTGAAATTGGTCGGCGCCCACGCCCTGCCCCAGACCTCGTCGGGCAAGCTCAGCCGCTCCAAGGCCAAGGCCGCCTATCTGGCCGGGACCTACGGCGACTGATGCCAGGCGTCGTCGCCGTCACCGGAGCCACGGGCTTCCTGGGCCGCCATCTGGTCCGCGCCCTGGCTGAAGACGGCTGGACGCCGCGCGTCCTGGTCCGGCGCGACCCAATCCACCCGCTTTGGCGCGACTTCGATGTCGAGGTCGTCGCCGGAGACCTGCGCACGCCCGGCGCCCTGGCCCGCCTGAGCCAAGGGGCCGAGGTGGTCGTGCACGTGGCCGGCCTGATCAAGGCCCGCTCGCTGGAGGACTTCAACGCGGTCAACCGCGACGGCGCCCTCGCCGCCGCCCAGGCCGCCCGTGCGGCCGGGGCGCGCTTCCTGCTTGTGTCGAGCCTGGCGGCCCGCGAACCGACGCTGTCGAACTACGCCGCCAGCAAGCGCGCGGGCGAAGACGCCGTGCTCACGGACTCCCCGAACGCGATGATCGTCCGGCCGCCGGCGATCTATGGACCGGGCGACACCGAGACCCTCGAAGTCTTCAAGTTGGCCGCCTCCAGCCCTGTCCTGCCGGTGCTGTCGCCAGGCTCACGGGTGGCGATGATCCACGTTCACGACGCCGCGTCACAGCTTGCAGCCTATTGCAAAAACCCAGTTTCAGGCCTGGTAGAGCTATCGGATGTGCGGCGCGACGGTTACACCTGGGCGGAAATCATGAGTACCGCGGCCAGCGTCATGGGCCGAAAACCAAGCCTGGTAAGGCTTCCAAGGGCGGGCGTCCTGGCCGCCGGAGCCCTTGCGGATGCTTGGTCTTTCGCCAGTCGAACCCCCACGGTGTTCGGTTTAGGTAAGGCTAGGGAGTTGCTTCACGCCGATTGGACACCATCTAGCGCTCCGATGGCCGAGGGAGTACCCAGCGTATTCGGTCTTCTCGACGGGTTCGCTCACACGGTCGATTGGTATCGAAAACAGGGCTGGCTGCCCTAAATTAAGTCGCCCCACGCAAAAGGGGCGGGAATCTGACAGACTCGCCGTTACATTAGTGTCACGGGTGGGGCTCCCGGAGGTTTGATATAGTATGGAAACGGTGACGGATCTCAGCTTACGCGAGATCGGGGTAGCGGCGAGCAAGGTTCTGGGGCGGCCGGTCGAGGTGCGCGCAGAGTCGCATATTGGCCGTGACCTCGCCGTGGACTCCCTGGCCCTCATGAACATCATCATGGAGCTCGAAGACACCTTCGACATCTCCATTCCGCTTGACCGTCTGGCCTCAGTCGAGACCGCCGGCGACCTTTCCAAACTGATCAACGATCTCCGGACTAGGGCTTAACTAATGGGGCTATTCGATAAGCACCTGGCCTATCGCGATGCGTACAAGGCCATCCAAGACGCCGGGGCCGACCCGTTCAAGGTCCGTTTCGACGCGGTGCATTCGCCGACCGAGGGCGTGGTGGAAGGTCGTCCGACCATCCTGCTCGGCACCAACAATTACCTGGGCCTGACCTTTGACGAAGAAGCGATCGCCGCTTCGGTCAAAGCCGTACAGGAACGCGGCACGGGCACCACGGGTTCCCGCATCGCCAACGGCAGCTTCGAAGCTCACGTCGAGCTCGAGCAGGCGCTGGCCAAGTTCTACGGCCGCAAGCACGCCATGGTCTTCACGACCGGCTACCAGGCCAATCTGGGCGTGCTGTCGACTCTGGTCGGCCGCGGCGACCACCTGATCCTCGACGCCGACAGCCACGCCTCGATCTATGACGCCTCGCGTCTGGGCCAGGCCGAGGTCATCCGCTTCCGCCACAACGACCCCGAAGACCTGGCCAAGCGCCTGCGTCGCCTGGGCGACGCGCCGGGCGAGCGCCTGATCGTGGTCGAAGGCGTCTATTCGATGATCGGCGACGTCGCGCCGCTGAAGGAAATCGCCGCCGTGAAGCGCGAGCTGGGCGGCTACCTGCTGGTCGACGAAGCGCACTCGATGGGCGTGCTCGGCGCCACCGGCCGCGGCCTGGCCGAGGCCGCGGGCGTTGAAGACGACGTCGACTTCATCGTCGGCACCTTCTCCAAGAGCCTGGGCGCCATCGGCGGCTTCTGCGTCTCGAACATGGACGACTTCGACGTCATGCGCGTCGTCTGCCGCCCCTACATGTTCACCGCCTCGCTGCCGCCGGCCGTGGTCGCCTCGACCATCACCGCCCTGCGCCGCATGATCGAGCAGCCGCAGCTGCGCGACCGCCTCAACCATAACGCCAAGCGCCTGTACGACGGCCTGACCGCCCTGGGCTTCCACACCGGCCCGACGGCCAGCCCGGTGGTCGCCACGACCATGCCGGACCAGGAACGCGCCATCGCCATGTGGAACGGCCTGCTGCAGGCCGGCGTCTACCTGAACCTGGCCCTGCCGCCCGCCACGCCGGACAGCCGTCCGCTGCTGCGCGCCAGCGTCAGCGCCGCTCACACCGACGAGCAGATCGACGCGGTCCTCAAGACCTTCGCCGAAATCGGCGCGGCTTTGGGCGTGATCGAGCCTCTCAAGCGCGCCCGAGCCTGATAGCGCTCTCATCGTTGAAACGAGAACGCCCGGGTCCAGGCCCGGGCGTTTTTGTTTTTGAGCTCAGGCCGCCCGACGCCGACCCTTCCAGACCTTCAGCAGCACCCTGGGCGCCGCCAGGATCGGATGCCGCTCGCGCCAGGGCGTGATCTCGATCTCGACGCCGGTATGACGCTGGATCTTCCAGGCGGCGTAGCGCGCCGCGCCCTGGAAGGTGAAGGCCGCCTTCATCAGGCGGGCGACGTTCAGCGGCTTGCCCAGCAGCTTGCGGGGCACCCAGGCCTTGCGCAGGCGCGCGCGCTCTGTCGGCTCCAGCGGCCCGCCCTGATCGTCCTGGACGGCCGTCATGACGTGGTCGTAGCGCTCGGGATCATAGGCCAGGATCGAGGCCTCGCGGCCGGCCTTCTCGACCCGCAGCTCGGCCTTGTAGGTCTCCTGGAACAGCGCGGTCCACAAGGCGCGCGGCGCGGCGCTCTCGGGCCCCAGCGCCTGGGCGAAGCGGGCGGCGGTTCGGCAGGCTTCGCTTACGGCGTCCACGACGGCCTCACGGCTGCCTTCGGCCGCCCAGACCAGGGCGCAAGGCTGGACGAAGCGCGCCCAGATCGTGGTGTCAGGCCCCGCGCCGCTCACGGCCCGCTGAAACTGAGCCAGCGTCATCGAAGCGACCTTGGCCCGCAGCGTCTCACCGCCCAGCTTGAGCTCGTGATAGCTGACGTCCGGCCAGAGGATGCGCGTGAAGAAACCTCGCCAGCCAGCCGGAGGTCGCTCGGTCAGGACGTAATAGTCGAGCACGCCGGAAAGATCGCCCGTGCGCAGGATCGAGCCATAGAACAGGACCGCCCGCGCGTCCGGAAACACGCTCGCCAAATGCTCGGCGAAGGCGGTGATCTGCGCCGGAAGCGCCGTGGCGAGCTCGGCCGCGACCAGGTCGCGAAGGCGACTCATCCGACCAGGAACCTCAAGGCGGGCCCCAGGGCGATCACCAACTCGCCGCCCTCGAACACCTCGCCGTCCAGCACGAACGGCGCGCAGCCGGCCAAGGCGACCTCCTGCGCGTCGCGGCGGCGATAGCCCATGCTCTCCAGCTTGGGCTCGGCCTTGCCGCTGAGCACCATCGGCAGGGCCTTCAGGAGCTT
Coding sequences within:
- the spt gene encoding serine palmitoyltransferase; protein product: MGLFDKHLAYRDAYKAIQDAGADPFKVRFDAVHSPTEGVVEGRPTILLGTNNYLGLTFDEEAIAASVKAVQERGTGTTGSRIANGSFEAHVELEQALAKFYGRKHAMVFTTGYQANLGVLSTLVGRGDHLILDADSHASIYDASRLGQAEVIRFRHNDPEDLAKRLRRLGDAPGERLIVVEGVYSMIGDVAPLKEIAAVKRELGGYLLVDEAHSMGVLGATGRGLAEAAGVEDDVDFIVGTFSKSLGAIGGFCVSNMDDFDVMRVVCRPYMFTASLPPAVVASTITALRRMIEQPQLRDRLNHNAKRLYDGLTALGFHTGPTASPVVATTMPDQERAIAMWNGLLQAGVYLNLALPPATPDSRPLLRASVSAAHTDEQIDAVLKTFAEIGAALGVIEPLKRARA
- the cerR gene encoding ceramide reductase → MPGVVAVTGATGFLGRHLVRALAEDGWTPRVLVRRDPIHPLWRDFDVEVVAGDLRTPGALARLSQGAEVVVHVAGLIKARSLEDFNAVNRDGALAAAQAARAAGARFLLVSSLAAREPTLSNYAASKRAGEDAVLTDSPNAMIVRPPAIYGPGDTETLEVFKLAASSPVLPVLSPGSRVAMIHVHDAASQLAAYCKNPVSGLVELSDVRRDGYTWAEIMSTAASVMGRKPSLVRLPRAGVLAAGALADAWSFASRTPTVFGLGKARELLHADWTPSSAPMAEGVPSVFGLLDGFAHTVDWYRKQGWLP
- a CDS encoding fatty acyl-AMP ligase, which produces MKAPSMITPTASDRTVRFADFPTLTQALDFAATGETGINLYSLRGELVEALPYAKLREDAQVLARRLLATGAKVGDSVALLAETDGDFVRAFFACQYAGLLPAPMALPTPLGGREAYIEQITNLARSAKAKILLGPVGLKDWVAEIGRRAGLDFAGVLADLPEDGGAALPTITPEDPCYLQFSSGSTRTPTGVLVLHKALMANCVAITRDGLQVVPSDRAISWLPLYHDMGLIGFLLAPLSCQMSVDLLPTGAFVRRPLLWIDLISRNKATTAYSPTFGYELCARRVQGQSLESYDLSHWRQAGLGGDMIRMPPLKAFVEAFGPAGFSDKAFVASYGMAEATLALSMAPLGKGLRAETLDVERLERDALAVDAPEGSERARDFARCGPALPHHFLEVRGEDGQVLPERGVGRIFAKGPSVMSGYFANPEETARVLSADGWLDTGDLGFKIEGEIVITGRAKDLIILNGRNIWPQDLEWTADHEIDGLRSGDVCAFAIPAEPEDQIVVLVQARGGDADSRAALVEQVTTLLRTRHGVEAKVKLVGAHALPQTSSGKLSRSKAKAAYLAGTYGD
- a CDS encoding acyl carrier protein, which translates into the protein METVTDLSLREIGVAASKVLGRPVEVRAESHIGRDLAVDSLALMNIIMELEDTFDISIPLDRLASVETAGDLSKLINDLRTRA